Below is a genomic region from Alphaproteobacteria bacterium SS10.
CTAGCGCCGCAAACCCAGACCTCTTGGTCGATGATCTATACCAATCTTAGATCGGCATTCAGCGGTAGCTACCAGCAAGGCAAAGTCCTCTCGGGTATTACCCAGAACCACGCTGCTGGGACGGTTACCGCCATGTTTGAAGATGACACCGACGTAACAGCGGACCTGCTTGTCGGTGCTGATGGTAACGGCTCAACCACCCGACAATTGCTCTGGCCCAATAGTGAACCCAGCTATGCAGGTTATTTAGCATGGCGGGGGCTGATGCCTGAGGACGAGATGCCGGCATTGGCGCGAGAAGCCCTTCATGGTGACTTCGCCTTCGCCAATGTCACGGGCTCCCACATGTTGGGATATCTGGTGCCTGGGTTTGATGGCGATACCCGACCCGGGCATCGGCTCTACAACTTCGTTTGGTATCGGGTGGCCGATGCCGAAACTCTGACCGATATCATGACCGATAAGGATGGCCGACATCGCGGCTTCGCAATGCCGCGCGGTAAGCTCGCCGACCGATGGATCAAGCATCTGAGGGATGACGCTGACCAGCTACTGCCGCCACCGTTCCGGGATCTGGTTCATGCAACCGAAGACCCCTTCGCCCAGGCGATACGCGACCTTGCCTTAGACAGCATGGTGGAGGGACGCGTGGCGCTAATCGGCGACGCCGCCTTTATCCCACGGCCCCATACCGGTGCAGGCACCGCCAAGGCAGCGTATAACGCAATGACTCTGGCCGATGCCCTCAATCAGACAGCGGATGTGGAGCAAGCCCTTCTAGGCTGGGAGATTGATCAGATTAGATTGGGACGGCAGCTTTACCGGGAAGGGACAAGCACTGGTGACTATCTCATGTTTGATAAACCAGCCATGGCCCAGGTCGGCTAGCCGATCAACCAAGCCGCCGCGCGTTTTCGACCATGAGTTGGTAGAGGGCGCGCATCAGGTCTTCGGGCTTCATCTGGCCATAGGGCATATTTTCGACCAGGAACTCGACCAGCTCATCGCTGGCGGTTTTGGGCACGATCTCGAACCCCTCACGGCGCAGCGTGGCAATCACCTCGGCGCCTTGCTTGGCGTAATCCTCATTAAAGAAGGATTTGTCCGCGTGCTTGATAGCGCCGCCAATGGTGGCGACGAGGTTCTTCTTAGCCATGGCTCAGCGCAGCTAGTGGTTGATCAAACCTATGCCGCTTGAATGTCGTGGCGTTTGAGCTCGGCTTCCAGCTTCCCGGCGCAGAACAGGAAAAACATCCGGAAGTCGCTGTAGAGCGACCACAGCGGGTAAGTGAAGGTGGCGGGCCGGTTCTTCTCAATCAGCATATGGCTGCCCCAGGCAAAACCATAGCCAGCGAGCAGCGCGCCGCCGATATAGCTGGGGTCTAGTCGGATGATCGCGAGCGCCAGGAACAGCAGCGCAATCGCGGTACCAACGAAGTGCCAGGTTCGCGTCCCAGGCTGGGCGTGTTCGGCCAGGTAATAGGGCCAGAACGCGTCATAGGTTGTGATCTTATCGGCTTTGGCAGCGTCTTCCGACATGACGGGCTCCTCCAAGCTATGCGCGCGGTGCATTGCCGTTATTGTTGCCAACCCCTTTATTGGGCTAGTGTGCGGCGCAACTTAACCCCATTCTATTTGCTAGCGGCGAACAGCGCAAAGCGCGCGGTCGGTTCGTCCAGTGATAGTTGCTGACTGATGTTTGCTGACGAGGATTAGAAAGATGGCCTTCAATATTGCCGTTATGGGTGCCACGGGAAATGTCGGGCGTGAACTGCTCAACACCCTGGCCGAGCGTAACTTCCCCGTGAAGGATGTGGTGGCGCTTGCCTCCTCACGCTCCGTCGGCA
It encodes:
- a CDS encoding DUF962 domain-containing protein; translation: MSEDAAKADKITTYDAFWPYYLAEHAQPGTRTWHFVGTAIALLFLALAIIRLDPSYIGGALLAGYGFAWGSHMLIEKNRPATFTYPLWSLYSDFRMFFLFCAGKLEAELKRHDIQAA
- a CDS encoding FAD binding domain-containing protein; the encoded protein is MKQEPVRQKSAIVIGGSLGGLFAGTALERAGWNVAVYERSAHDLVGRGGGIVLQPEVVSAFRQAGAETKLSNLGVQSQHRTVFNPDGSIRSKKLAPQTQTSWSMIYTNLRSAFSGSYQQGKVLSGITQNHAAGTVTAMFEDDTDVTADLLVGADGNGSTTRQLLWPNSEPSYAGYLAWRGLMPEDEMPALAREALHGDFAFANVTGSHMLGYLVPGFDGDTRPGHRLYNFVWYRVADAETLTDIMTDKDGRHRGFAMPRGKLADRWIKHLRDDADQLLPPPFRDLVHATEDPFAQAIRDLALDSMVEGRVALIGDAAFIPRPHTGAGTAKAAYNAMTLADALNQTADVEQALLGWEIDQIRLGRQLYREGTSTGDYLMFDKPAMAQVG